Part of the Hevea brasiliensis isolate MT/VB/25A 57/8 chromosome 16, ASM3005281v1, whole genome shotgun sequence genome is shown below.
ATAATTCTAATGCAGAACATTCAAAACTAGAGATAATTTCCCAAGCAACTAAAGCCAAAAAAAATAGAAGAAAACAATTGTTTACAAATAAACATCagcaaaaatgagaatatgagaTTTGCTTTAAAGATGCAGACCTGAATACAGAAAGCCAAGCCCAAAATATTGTTAGCCAGCCAATGCTTCTGGGCAGCATACCATGCACAAAAAAAGGTTCCAGGAATTGCAGCAACAATCTGAGATCTTGTAAACTCGATCTCCAAAGCTGTGTAAGAAAGGTGTAAGGAAAAACATCATTCTGCATAATGCAAGCAAGATGTCAACCAGATCCAATAAAAAATGAACCTTGGAAGACTGATTAAATGCTTTAACATGCAAACAATAATCATAACAGGAAAACACTAGATGACACCAGAAACCAAGCACACAGAACCCAAGAGGCAAACATTTGAAAAACTAGTCAGGCTCATCCAATTGAATTCTTAATCAATAGTCAGATAGTTTGAGTGGCAAATAAAGCTCCAGTTACTCCAGTTCTTTACATTATCTTCATATGCCTAAGACACTTTTCAAACACCTGGAACAAGACACAAGTACTTTGGCACAATCTTCCAAATACAAGCAAAACAGATGAAAAAACTGAATATAGTCAAGTTTGATGGGGGTATGCATCTAACATTCTAACTTGTTAAAATCCAAATTTTTAGGCACAAATAATTGGTTGAAGTTACATGTATCCATTCATTACAATTATGAAGGGTTTTTTTTCCCCAGTTAGCCTCATGTTTCAAATTGCACAGCAACAAAAGATAAAGTTCTTATGGGAAAAAATTTTGTTGGCAAAGGAAGAGTAGCCACTATTGCTTTTAGGAAAGCAAGGTCAGGAACAGAAATCCATTGCAAtcacattaaaaaaatataactaTTTGAGAATCATGCTCAGCAAGAGAAATATAAAAGCTTTGGCCAAAGGGACAGAAGAAAGATATTAAAGAGAAAAGTAGCATCTATAATGTTTGTTTACTTTCTTCATCAATCAATTCCCTTCTCTTTTTCAACCAAACCACTTTTCTAACTCTCCTCTCTCATTCTCTTCCTCCCCCCACCAACCCCAACCaacccacaccccccccccccccccccacctctgtctttttaaaaaaaaaaaaaaaaaaaaaaatgcagtaCACAATTTCATGGACCATCAACAATAGTGGAAACAGAACGAAATTTAAAATCCAAAGCAATCACACTTAAAACAGAAACATAGAAAATCTTAAGAACACATACAGCGGAAAAATGGAAAATGCCAAGTAATCAGATCATCATTCCAATGCTTTGGCAAATAACGTTTAATAGCTGGTAACAATGTTGCCCTGCAAAAagtaataataatactaataataataataatgaggaAGTAAAAAGATTTAAATGGACTTATATCAAATGTGTAATTAGTAAAATAACCCATACAGAAAGAACATACGAAAGAGCAATGATTCCAAGCACAAAAAAGTAGCATGTCAACACAGCATTAACCAAGTCTTTTGAAAGAAACTTGAAGAGTAAGAACAGTGATAATAGCATTGCACTCCCAACAAAGGGAAAGCGCATTGCATGTTCATTAGACATCGTCTCCTGCAAGATTAAAGAAAACAAATTTCCAGTAAGCTTCACTTAGATCCATCGGCTTaacaagagaaaatgaaaaatgcTGTTGTCATACTTACTGAAGGTGGAGTTGGCTTAACTGATCGGTAGCATCCAACATAGACTGTGAGGCATGCAGTCAGGATGACATTTAAGTTCGGGTCTACCTTCACAAGAAGTGGTGCCAATGTTAAACCTGCATTTACGGTCATAAATATGGTATCCAACTAACGGAACAAAGGACCAAGTTCCCAAACACGACAGGATAAAAGAAAGGTAGCATCACATAGATTATAATTATGAAACAAAGCTATCACATTGAAAACATTATAATCAACAAAGAGCTATTAAATGAGGAAGCCAATATCCTCAAACCCCTTCCCTAAATGATCATGAGATTCATGAATTCAACCTCATGTATGCAAACTATAGATCTCCTTCTTTACTATTTCTTGTATGCATATAATAGCCTGAGTTACATTTACCAAAGATTTTTTGATATGCAAGAAACAAAACCAGTTACATCCATTTGTCAAGAATGTATCGCTGCTTCAACCAGTTACATCCAGTTATATGTATCTCTCATTTACACTAAATTGTAGCAGCTGCTTCAACCATAAAAAGCCCACATAATTATGGCAGTCATCCACAACACATAAAAACGCTAAGCAACTAAACTAAACTCAGCCCAACACCAACTGGGGACAGTTATACATTACATGAATCCTTTTTTTTTCCAGCCATTTCAGGGCAACAAGAAGAAATCTTGCCAAAATTTTCAATGATGAGTCGAATAAACAGATAGCTGCCACTTAACATCGGGAGATTAGACATTGCATACTCGTCACCAATAACTTACAGTCAGCACATTATcagattgacaaaaaaaaaaaaaaaaaaaaaaaaaagcaaacctGCTAAAGCAAAATTGGCGAGACGTTCATTGTTCTTCATTGTTTTCTAATTTAATCAAACCCTCTGTAGAAAATTGAACAAAGCAAGAGTCTGAAGAAGCCCAATTACGATAAAACAGTCCAGTAGCGAACTGAAATCTATTGAAGGACATTCACTTTACGATCCAGAACCTTCAACTGaatataaaaagtaaaaaaaaagaa
Proteins encoded:
- the LOC110634406 gene encoding signal peptide peptidase yields the protein MKNNERLANFALAGLTLAPLLVKVDPNLNVILTACLTVYVGCYRSVKPTPPSETMSNEHAMRFPFVGSAMLLSLFLLFKFLSKDLVNAVLTCYFFVLGIIALSATLLPAIKRYLPKHWNDDLITWHFPFFRSLEIEFTRSQIVAAIPGTFFCAWYAAQKHWLANNILGLAFCIQGIEMLSLGSFKTGVILLAGLFVYDIFWVFFTPVMVSVAKSFDAPIKLLFPTADATHPFSMLGLGDIVIPGIFVALALRFDVSRGKDSQYFKSAFVGYTFGLVLTIVVMNWFQAAQPALLYIVPAVIGFLAAHVIWNGEVKPLMEFNESKSAASSQDSSETNSAKKVE